The Gloeocapsa sp. DLM2.Bin57 DNA window TCCACAAGCTTACACCAGACAAGAATTATTAGCTCAGTTTGATTGTGAGCAGTTATTAGAGCAATTCAATCAAGAAATACATTCTTTTTTGTTTATCAATTTACATCATCATTATCAATGGATTGGTTGTGTAACTTTATTACGTAAAGAGCAGGAATGGGAAATACTTTGGGCTGGTAAACAAGATTATGATAATCGTAACCAAAGACCCAGAGAATCTTTCGCTACTTGGTGTGAGAAAAAACGAGGCTCACCCTATTGGAGTAGTAATGAATTAAAATTAGCTGAAAAAATAGGCAAATATCTCTATAATATTTTAACTCAACAACGTATCAATAATCTCATTCATCATCAAGCTAATTATGATAATTTAACCCAATTACCCAACCAACAAATATTTACTCATCAACTAAACTTTTCACTATTACAAACAATAGAAACTGGGCAAATGTTGGGTCTAGTTATGCTGGATTTAGACCAGTTTAAAAGAATAAATGAATCTCTAGGTCATACCGTAGGAGACTATTTATTAAAACAAGTAGCTGGGAGAATAAGAGATTTTTTAGAAACTCAACAAAGTTTAAAACCACTATTAGCAAGATGGCACGGTGATCGCTTTGTTATTTTAGTACATAAACTCAATTATACCGATGAATTAATCAGTTTATCAGAAAAAATTCTTGAGCAATTTGACAACCCTTTCTACTATCAAAATTATCTCGTTGATTTGAGTGCTAGTATCGGGATTACTATTGCTCCTTATGATGGAGATAATGCCGAAACCTTAATCAAAAACGCTGAAATAGCGATGTACCAAGCTAAAACTCAAGGTAAAAATACCTTGGAAATCTATAATCCCAAACAAGAACAACAAGATTTAAACTGGTTAACCATGGCGGCTGATTTAAAACGCGCTATTCACCGCGAAGAATTAACCGTATATTATCAACCCCAAGTCTGTTTAAAAACGAGAAAAATTACAGGAGTAGAAGCCTTAACTAGATGGTTTCATCCCCAATATGGTCAAATTTCTCCCGCTAAGTTTATACCTTTAGCTGAAGAAATAGGCGTAATTCATGAACTAGGAGAATGGGTATTAAAAACAGCATGTGAACAATTTCACTTCTGGGAAATGGCGGGATTCCCTCAAGTAAGAATGTCGGTTAATCTCTCTCCCATTCAGTTTCAAAAATCAAACCTCTTAAACCGAATTGAGTCAATTATAGCCGATACTCAAATGAATACAGAGTATTTAGAATTGGAAATAACCGAAAGTACTTTAGTACAAAATTTTCAGCAAACCTTAGAAATATTAGAAAAATTAAAAAAACAAGGTATTAAAATAGCGATCGATGATTTTGGGACAGGTTATTCATCTTTAAGTATTTTAAAACATCTTCCCGTTAATATCATTAAAATAGACCAATCTTTTATTAAAAATATCATCGAGGATAACTCAGCAGCTAGACTATGTCAAAGTATTATTTTACTAGGAAGATCTCTTAACTTACGAGTAATCGCCGAAGGAGTAGAAACAAGGCTAGAAGCTGATTTACTCGAACAATTAGGGTGTGATGAAATCCAGGGTTATCTGATGAGTCCTCCTGTAAATGCAGCCAGTTTAACACAAATGCTGTCCAACACCTTACCGAAAGGAGAAATAGTCAAAGCAACTAGCTTACATACCCATTTATCTTTAAATATACCAGTAGATTTGTCCGAACATAAAATCATTAAAGAATTAGCGGTTAATAATCAAGATTTAATCGAAGCTTATCAGTCTTTGAAGCAAGAATTAAAATATCAAAATATTCGTGAAAATATGGTCATGGAAGTAGCCCACAAAATTCGCCAATCTTTACGCTTAGAAGATATTTTACAAACTACTGTAACTGAAGTCCGTCACCTCTTGAATGTAGATCGTGTTTTTTTATACCAATTTGACGCTAATTGGGCGGGAACAGTTGTAGTAGAGTCAGTGTTAGAGCAGGAATACTCGATTTTAGGAGAGTGGATAGATGAACCTTGTTTTCGAGAAAAATATGTTAAATACTATCGCCAAGGAAGAGTAAAAGCGATTGAAGATATTACTAAAGAAGGGTTACAAAGCTGTCATTTTGATTTATTAGAGC harbors:
- a CDS encoding diguanylate cyclase; amino-acid sequence: MSSNNFVSNSFFAKITHLIYHQREHNNFKQILSEIAQEAQKILKVDRLKIYQFAADGSGEVITEAVEIDRLPSLLGLHFPDTDIPTHARESLAKFNKGVIIDVTAKRKVAYIESNLTTNFKGKTVYQTVDPCHLQYLLTMGVLSSLVIPIFYWDNLWGFLVAHHSEPRRFTEQELALMQLLSKQVSLALNQEALINQYQYEQKQQNILNQINQVWWNYHHNQQQAWLEILAKIIQELNTDQGLVYIAPELTGKPGQIYYHGQKSDYPNLANNQQWINLTKTISTLKDTPYYPQAYTRQELLAQFDCEQLLEQFNQEIHSFLFINLHHHYQWIGCVTLLRKEQEWEILWAGKQDYDNRNQRPRESFATWCEKKRGSPYWSSNELKLAEKIGKYLYNILTQQRINNLIHHQANYDNLTQLPNQQIFTHQLNFSLLQTIETGQMLGLVMLDLDQFKRINESLGHTVGDYLLKQVAGRIRDFLETQQSLKPLLARWHGDRFVILVHKLNYTDELISLSEKILEQFDNPFYYQNYLVDLSASIGITIAPYDGDNAETLIKNAEIAMYQAKTQGKNTLEIYNPKQEQQDLNWLTMAADLKRAIHREELTVYYQPQVCLKTRKITGVEALTRWFHPQYGQISPAKFIPLAEEIGVIHELGEWVLKTACEQFHFWEMAGFPQVRMSVNLSPIQFQKSNLLNRIESIIADTQMNTEYLELEITESTLVQNFQQTLEILEKLKKQGIKIAIDDFGTGYSSLSILKHLPVNIIKIDQSFIKNIIEDNSAARLCQSIILLGRSLNLRVIAEGVETRLEADLLEQLGCDEIQGYLMSPPVNAASLTQMLSNTLPKGEIVKATSLHTHLSLNIPVDLSEHKIIKELAVNNQDLIEAYQSLKQELKYQNIRENMVMEVAHKIRQSLRLEDILQTTVTEVRHLLNVDRVFLYQFDANWAGTVVVESVLEQEYSILGEWIDEPCFREKYVKYYRQGRVKAIEDITKEGLQSCHFDLLERYQVKSNLVLPIVHQEKLWGLLIAHQCREIRQWENQEVTLLSQLATQIAIAIHQGELYQELHKVNFRLQKLSIIDGLTQVANRRRFDEYLQEQWYRLMRSEDELSVILCDVDFFKQYNDTYGHQAGDQCLQAIAQTLSENLKRPDDLVARYGGEEFALILPNTSLQGSFNLAEKIRELVKTLATPHSKSPHQMVTISLGVATVIPLASLSPQVLIEQADQALYRAKAQGRDRTCQIN